The Fusarium musae strain F31 chromosome 10, whole genome shotgun sequence DNA window AGTTCTGACAAAAAGTCAAAATGAATAAGGTTTCGGTGTTGATTGGGCAATTTTTCATATTTGCTATCCGTCAAAGGTTCAAGTCAACTAAGCTCCAATGTGCTATCGTGATACGTAATTCCTATTCGATAtgtttttaattatatttttattattatagctggTTTTTCTTTTGATCCACGGGTGCTATGGCAGGCTCGTGAGATGCTCCATCCGTCGAGTATCATTCATCACACATTTTCACAacctaaagcttaactttatagcCACGTCAATCACGTCCATAACCACGTAGTACATGATCTAATCTAGAcgatgcttcttcttgaaaaGATAGATCTCTGTATTTGTTTAGTGCTGCTCTGGAAATATATGTAGTCTTTGCCTGCTTATAGTGAAGGTTTTGCTTTTAACATGTCCCAACATAGGGTAAGTGTAAGTCAAAAGTGTCAATGCACTACGTCATAACTCTGAGAAGCTGTGAGGCACAGCAAGCCCACCAATTCTATCTACAGTATCAATCAGCCGAAAAGTCTCCGGATCAATGACCTCTCTACTCCCTACTCCGTACCATCCCATGTATTTCTATTTCGAGATCCGGGTCATCTAAAACTCCGTCCTCCCGAGCCTCCCGTTTTCGAACCAAAATCTCACTGCATAACCAGCCTCGCTCTCCTAACTAAGAGCGGGAATTTGGGGGCCGTCAATTTAAACCAGGGGCAGTGACAAAATCCTTCTCACCTCTTTTCCATTGATACCCAGACACTGTCCTTTTATTTCTGTCATAAGGAATGTAGTGAAACCCCGAATGACCCCATCACCTTAACCGAAGCGCTCTTACTGGCCTTCTCCCCTCGTCGCTGATCCTTCGGCGCAGCCACGACGGTTTGGGTGAGGATGTTCTCTGCaagaagtaaaaaaagaaatcggATGACGAAATATGGATGATACCTTGTCGAAACCTGGAAGAAGGACACTTCTTCAGATTACAAAtgcattctctctctctaagCCTTTTCTGAATAACTGATCCTCCGAAGGATTCTCATGGTCTCCATAAGGCCGGTCCCAAAAGCGAGCTTGTCGCGTGTTTCTGTCTAACGAGTAACGAGTGATCCACGCGTTTGATTGGTAGGGCTGATCTGACTTGTCTGCCTTGGATAACGCCCAAATTTCTCCGCACCAGCCCCCTTCGCTGGGTGAGCCATTCACCATGGGCTGCTTTAGTCGCTTTTCGGGATGGAAGCTCACAGCCGTGTACCTCACCATTCTCGTGAGTACGCTCACGACGCTCCTCTTTGTCACGCTCTTCGTGTCGCTGTTTGGCCTGAAGCGTGACGATGGAGACGATGTGATGACCAGTGGGAGGGATGCTGGTGATGCGTTGGGACAGAGTGTTTTGTACAAGGGGAACTGCGATACCACTGCGAAAGCGAACTTGTGGATTCATTTGCTCATCAATATTGTGAGTACGGGTATTCTGGCGTCGTCCAACTTTTTCATGCAAGGCCTTGTTGCGCCGACGAGAGCTGAAGTCGACGCTGCGCATCGTTCGGGTCATTGGCTAGAGATTGGCGTTCAATCACTCAAAAACTTTCGTTTTCTGGGCTGGCGAAAAATCCTCTTCTGGTCTCTCTTTTCCATGAGCTCTGTCCCGCTtcatctcgtcttcaacGGTTGCGTCCTCGAGAGTAAAGGCACAAATGGCTTCACAGTCATGATCGGCTCTCCGGAACTCGTCCAAGGAGGCTGGAAGGGACTTCCCTCAATCACCCAGGCCTACTACGATAGACTGAACTACAGTGATCGATCACAGGGCAACGGCAACCCCGAATCTCTCGAGAAGCTAAAGCCCATCAATGACTCTTTCGTGGTTAACCAGACAGATGGAAATTGGGTTGAGATGTATCTGCCCGACTGTATCCATCGATACAACAACCCGCAACAAGCCTTGACACACTGGCGAcatttgatgatgataatttACGACTTTGACGATATATACCGAAATGAAACAGTTGGTTGGAAACGAGCTGATGTACTCCTGAACACGACAAACACTGCCGATCTCAACGTCACCAATCCTCTCTGGACAGTGGACGCATTTACACGCACCGGAAGGACATCTGAGGGCAGCGGTAGTACGAACCAGTACCTGTCAAATCCCGAGCCCAGTTATCTGGTATCCACTCCACCAGATGAATATGGCTACACTCAGCCAGGCTCACGCTCTTACATGAACGTTTACGGAACGTGGGATATGCAGGGTACGCGCAATATCTTTGATCCTCAATCCGGTGCCATCATCACAGACCCAAGGGTTTTCAAGACCAAGTATCGTGTGATGCAGGTTGATCGGTGTTACTCGGAAAAGTACGAGGCGCCGTGTCGATTAAGCATAGCGAACAGTCTCTTGCTCATTGTCTGCATCATGTGTCTCTTCAAGACCGTGCTGTGTCTTTTGGTCCTGAAACTTCGTGTTTGGGGGGATGAGAATCCGCTTATGACGCCGGGAGATGCGATTGCGTCGTTTATTTCGAGGCCGGATGAGGAGACAAGGGGCATCTGTACGTTGACGATGGATGATCTGAGAAAGACAGCAAAACCGACGCCGACGAGGTTGGGTGAGATGAATCAGAATTATAAATGGCTTCAGGGACCGAGGCAGTGGCAGAATAACTCACCACGAAGATTTGGAAAGGCCGTTCCCCGAAACATCTGGGTGCTGTCATCTCTGCTCATTGGAAGCTCCCTCATCGTGGCCTCAGTCATGCTAAGTATCGCCATCAATGGTCAATCTCTGTAAGTCTGCAACCCTCTATAAGTACACCTGAAAGGTCTAACTCTATCAACAGGAGCGATTCCAAATTCATGCACGCGCCGCAGAACGAAGACGTGAAGAACAACGATCTAGATAACTTGCCTCTTATCTCACTCACCATGGTTGCCAACACGCCGCAACTTATCCTCTCCATCTGCTACCTGGCGTACAACGGCCTCTTCACACGCATGTTAGCGGAGTTTGAGTGGTCAAAGTACAGTATTGCGTTTCGTTCCCTGCGCGTCACTGAACCGCGCGGGTCGCAGAACGCGACGTATCGACTTCAGCTTCCTTATCGGTTCTCGATCCCTTTGATCATTATTAGTATTGGGCTCCACTGGATCTACTCCAACTGTATTTACGTGAGCAATTACGAAGGTCAGCATACTTACCCCAAATAGTTAGCTACCCAGATTAAAGTGCTGACATACCATAGCATACGCCCCAGGATATCCGTATAAACGAGACGTCACAGTCGGTCTCCAGTTCTCATCCAAGGCTATCTTGGTCGGTCTCCTGGTATCGATCGGAGTCGCCATCACGCCACTCTTCCTCGCCTTTGTAAAACTACCAGGCGTGATGGTTATCGCAGGCGCAAACTCGGCAGTTATATCAGCAGCCTGCCACTACCCCTCTACAAAACTCAAATCCCTTAGCCGTGCAACGTCAAAGATGAGCATGAGGAGCAACGAGTACGACAGCATGAGCGCTCGGCTGATAGGCGAcgaagaggttgaagaactcaGGGACGTGTCGAGGCGAAAGATCAAATGGGGGAGGATGTCGATGGGCAAGAGTGATGAGAGCTCAGTCGGACATCTCGGCTTCGGTACGGAGGAGCTTGATATCGAGAAGCCAGTAGAAGGAGAGTATTACAGTGGCGTGAGAGATGTCTATGACGAAGGATTGAGGAGAATGCGGGTGTTGTAATGATAACAGAAGTTCTGCGCGGAATCCTTCTGATAGATTGTACTACTACGTTACGCGCTGGGGTAAAAATCGGTGGCGAATGGCCTATTAGATAGATTCTCGTACATAAAACATTCATTTCCACGATCATCACTGGCTGCTTTGCTTGCATGTCCCCAGAAATTGGTGGCTGCATTCCTCATGACAGATTGGGAAGTATTGAAGGTTATAGCACGATGAATTGAGAAATGACCTTCCCCACGAACGTTAACCTAAAGCTATTCTTATCGTGGCATGTGGTCGTGATGGATAAGGGACCGGTTAACCGGCATCGGCGTCTAATAAGCCGCCCGCATCCAAAACAGAAGTTCCTCAGCTTCGATGGCGCACTAGAACACGTTGGTGTTGTATCGAGCGGCCGATCTAGCAACGGGACGCCGATAGCCGTATTTCCATATCTGTGCCACCTCTTGAATGCGAGTGGCTTATCTCTCGCCTCTTTCGTATGGACCGTTACTAACGGCTATTCCCGTGCAAGACCCGTGTCAGCACGCGACAAACCATACGTAAAATCTCACGCTTTTTCATGATGTGATAACGTGTCAATGCGAAATTACAAACTTAAGCATATGAGGCGCCCCCAGGATTGCTAATATCAACGATTAATACCATCGGCACTTAAACGACACTCCCGGCTAACTCGGCGATAGATGGCTTGATAGACCAGGGTCTGAAAATGGGACTGACTGCCCAATCCAGCGCGAGCTCGGCTGATCTAGCCAGTCTTGGCAGGTCACCTCGCATAAATGCCGATTTTACCAGGACCTTTTGTTGCTAACTCGCACCCAAAGACGCGTGATCTTGCGGGGAAGGGGGCAAGATGCTGGTAGTAGGGGACATGTCACTGGCTTGCAATTCTTGGTTGGAACTCCTGTATTGATATCAAATCGGCCCATGGGGCGAGTCGCATGTCTTGCAGTGCGATATCACATACGAAATGAGCCCGTCCTACCGCAAATAACATCGGGAACAAGACAGGAACTTTTGGCAGGTTGGgtcctttttaaaaagttccTGTGCCACTGTGTTGGGTATTGCCGTCCTATCCAGTACGATAGCGTGCCGAAAACCCGGAATGCCTTTGATGGTCTAGTACGACTTTTGTATTGTAGTATTGGCGATGATCTTGTTTGGTGTTTTAGATGATGGAGTACAAAACATGTTGCATCGCCCTGCCAAGAGTTGGGTTTCATCGacatcctctcttctccatgttcatgttttaatttaatttattaagctacaATGACTATCTCTGAGAAGGAGACCAACCCGGAGAGCCCTTCTTCCAAGGCGGATATCTAtcctgctgatgagaagaggggTCTTCCTCAGGATGACAAGCATATGCACGATATTGAGATCATGTCGTCTGACAAGGTGAAGCAGCCTCTTGAGACTGCTGAGGATATCGTCACACATGTTATTCAGGTCGATGATGACCCTACCATGAACCCATGGACGATTCGCATGTTTGCCGTTGGTTAGTATACTACCCAACTTACTCTCAAGATGTAATGTGCTGATGGGTGATAGGTATTGGACTGTCGGCCTTTGGTGCTGTCCTCCAAGAAATCATGTACTTCAAGCCCCAAGTCGTCTACGTCTCCGTCATGTTCTTGACCGTCCTCGCTGAAACGCTCGGTACCGGTCTCGCGCACATCATCCCACGCTGGGGTCGAATCGGTCGTCTTCTCAACCCCGGCCCCTGGAACCGAAAGGAACATACCGCCGCCGTCCTCATGGCATCAGCCGCTTCAGTCTCAGCCTTGTCTACCGAGGCCTTGACTGTCCAGAAGCTCTGGTATGGCGGATACCCCTCCGTGGCAGCCGGTATCTTCATCACCCTGTCGTCTCAGCTCATCGGATATGGTGTCGCTGGTATGATGAGGAGTGTTCTGCTTTACCCCACCAAGATGTTGTACCCTGCCAACCTTCCCATCACCACTGTCATGGAGACTCTGCATAAGCCCAAGTCAGAGACCAGGAAGAGATTCCAGGTCTTTTGGATTGTCTTTGTTGCCATCTTCTGCTGGGAGTGGTTCCCTGAGGTAAGTGCACCGACGATGCAAGCTCACCAAGCCATGCTGACAATAGTAGTACAtcttccctctcctctctgcTGTCTCCGTCTTCTGTCTCGCCGACCGCCACAACCCCGTCTTCACAAACCTCTTTGGTGGCTCCCAAGGTAACGAGGGAATGGGCTTCCTGAGCATCTGCTTCGATTGGAACTACATCGCTGGCTTCGGCTCACCTCTCTGGATGCCCCTTCAGACACTCTTCAACAGTTATCTCGGCTACATCGGTGGTATCGCTCTATCTATGGGCCTCTACTATGGAAACTACTGGCGCGCAAAGGACTTCCCCTTCATGGCTCAGCTCCTCTACGATGGAGCTTCCAACACTACTTCCCATATTCCTTACAACGAGACTGCCATCATGAACCCCGACTTCACCGTCAACAACGATCTCGTCGACCAGCAAGGTCTTCCTTACTTGACTGCTACCTACATCAACTATCTCATCACCTCCAACGCTGGTCTCACTGCCACAATCGTGCACATGCTTCTCTGGAACTATGCCGAAGTCAGCCTGGGATGGAACTGGATCACACTCGCCAAGGTGAAGCAGCTTCTCCGTCCTCAAACATACAAGTTCTGGCAGCAGACCGGTACCCgcagcgaggaagagaagcagaagctccGCGACGACCCTAGCATCGATCCTCATTACAAGCTCATGCTCGACTACGATGAGGTTCCCAACAGTTGGTACTTCGTCATCCTTCTCGCCAGTGTTATCGTTGGATTGTCTTGCTTGTATGCCATGAAGTCGACTCTCCCGTGGTGGGGCTTTATCTTGGCTATCCTCTTCCTTGTAGTCATAATGGTTTTCTTTGGCGCTCAATATGCCATCACTGGTTTTGGTTTCAACCTTCAGCCCATCTTCCAGATGTTGGCTGGCTACATGTTCCCTGGTCGCCCTCTTGGTATGTAACCCCACCATTTGCATCGCCTACGATACTGACCATCTTAGCCAACATGTACTTTACTTCGTACACCTACAACGCTTTCAGCCAGGGCACCCTCCTCCTTCGTGACCTGAAGCTCGCCCAGCAAAACAAGCTCTCTCCCAAAGCTACTTTCACTACTCAGGTTATTGGTTGCATTATGGGTGCCCTTCTCAACTATGTCATGATGATCAGGTGAGAGTCTACGAACCATGGATCTCGGCACATAAAGCTAACTCGGTATAGCATCGTCGACAACCAGGCTACCATCCTCATGTCAGCCGAAGGTACCAACGTTTGGAGTGGAGCGCAAGTCCAGCAGTTCAATACCCTCGCCATCGCCTGGTCCATCGCTCCAAAGATGTTCTCCATCGGTGCTCGCTACGAATGGGTCACCATCGCCTACCTCATCGGCTTTGCCGCTCCTCTCCCCTTCTACTTCGGTCACAAGTTCTTCCCCCACATCCGAATCTTCTCCTACCTCAACATCCCCATCATCCTCTGGTACCTCGGTTACCTCTTCGTCGGCCTCAACGCCTCAGTCACCAGCTACTTCATCCTAGGTGCCTTTGGTCAGTTTTACCTTCGACGATACCGCCCTGAATGGTTCGTTAAGTGGAACTACCTGATCTCTGCCGCTCTTGATGGTGGTACTCAGGTCATGGTCTTCATTGCGACTTTTGCTGTCTTTGGTGGCTCTGGAAAGGCGGTTGCCTTTCCAGCCTGGGCAGGAAACAAGGTTGACAACTACGACTACTGCGCTTTCAATGCGAACAGTTAGGTGAGGGGGTCGAAGGAATGACCAAGGAGAGGTCATATAATTGCAGTACCATATTTATAGCACTTAAAAGCACATTAGTGAATAAATGACCTGATTGTTCAAATCTCGGGACTTTCCACAACTTGCTCGCTGCCATGGCCCGATCTCCAGCTTGGAAACCTTGTGTGGGTAGTTGGAGGTAGTGGAACTGTAGTGAAGGACTGGCTTACAAGTTACATCACACGCCTCGCATGGGCTTGTACCACGTACCTAACCTCTAATAACTTAAACCTCTGCTACAGATgaccttcttttctttcgtAACCACGCCCAGGTTTCACGCTggaagaaggaaggaagatTAAAGGACAGCTAAAGCAGGTGGTTAGAAGGCTGTAGAGTATACCGTGAAGCTCAACTCTCACAAAGAAATGCATGAGTTGGATAACAGCTTTGCAGGGCCTATTAGCCCCAGGAAGACTGACGCTCCTGATACCTATGTGAATAAAGACGAAGATCCCAGTTTGCCAAGATAGTTGACAGGCGTTTCAAGTTCGACTTGATCGATTGGCCAGCCCTGACGCAATGGTAATCAAACCAGCGTCAAGTCTCAGCAGCTCGGTTACTGATCTACCAGTCTTTTGACGGAATAGAAGCTACTGATCTCAAAATTCGTGCGATACATATGCCACGATCACTATATCCGTTAGACCACTAAGTAGGTAATACTTTTGTATCTTAACAGTAGCCTAGCAGACAGAAGGCATAAGCTGAAACCTGACACAAACTACTTGACGGAGGTACAGACTTAAGATTGACCAGAAAGACGATGTGATAGAAATATCGGTCTGCATTGTTATATAGCTACTGATGTAACTAACCTCTGGCTAGTCTCCGAGACCACGAATCATTGCCAAAAGCCTACTATCCTTCGTCTGTCACCCCCTATTTACTGCTTCGTAAACCCAAGTAATACTTCATCGTCAGTAATCCACTTCCTGAGACTGGCCTGAGCTTTTGGAAGGATACGATGTCTGGGGCGCCTAGGGAAGGAAATAAAGCTTAGGACCTTAAGCTTAGGTagaaaaaagatttaggtaacttgaaataaatttaggataaatttaggataatatttatagagtttattttattactctaaatttaagtcttttattttctgGCTCCTTAAGGCGCGTATGTTATCCTTTCCCAAGTTACCCTCAAACATCGATCTTCACTCAACGAGTTCTGTCATAACACAGAGTGTATCACTTCCGGGGCACACTACTTCAGACGCCATAATAGCATCTGCTATTCAAGCTACGTGGGCTATGTTCTATGGACAGTACGAAAACTCAGACGATGTTCTTTTTGCCACGGCTTTGAGTGGTCGAATTGTAGCGGTTGATAGGATCGAAAATATTGCTGCCCCAACGAGCTGCACCGTGCCACTTCGAGTCAGGATAGACTAGGGCCAAGATACTAGCTCGTGGCTTAGAAGTGTGCAGCAAAGCTACGTCGACGCAGCAACCTATGGTCAAATTAGAATGAACAATATTAGCCTCATGAACAGGGATGCAGAGGTAGCCAGACACATTCGAAGCTTGCTCATCGCTCAAGCCTCTAGCTCCAGGGCTATATAAGGGCTCAAAAGGATCGGATATAGGAAGATTGAAAGAAATGCCAGGGACTTTCGTCATACAGAACCGTAACAGAGTGCGCGCTAGGCATAGGAAGTGATGAAATGGAGGTCGTGGTAAGTTATGACACTCACGTGCTTGACTGACCAAACGTCAATCGCCTAGTGTGGCGGTTGGAGCTCACTCTGCACTTGAGTGACGATTATAAGACAATCGGAGACTTGTGCCTTGCAAGCCCATCCGGCATGGAAACTATCTCAGCCCGGAACAAAGAGCACCCAATTTATGATCTCGTCTAGTCTCAGCACCCTTGGGCATTGTGCAAGTTGTCCTCACTGAAGACTTTTGGTGGTATGAGCAACACGATATCGATACCGCAGCCGAGCTGGAAAAGGACAAAGCTGCCATCGGTAGACTGGGCCAATCTCAGTAACGTTTTAGGCTTATTCAAGACCTGCCCACTTGTCAGGAGAACTTGGTGTGGAGTTTTCATCATACAGCTTATGATGAATGGTATTCTTAGAGCATGTTCGGCTAGTGTACCAATCCCAAGCCCCTACGTACCTTTCAACACCTTCAGCAGGTACTCAAGCGGTATTGCAGAGAACCAGGAATCAAAAGAGTGCTGGCAGTCATACGTGAGTGACATAGCACCCTCAACTTTTCCAGCTCTGTCACTTGCAGCATATTCAACCTTGGCCAATACGGTAATTGAGTCAAAACTGTCGAACCTTGAAATTCCACACTTATTTGCTCTGGCAGCCGTACTGCGAGCGGCCTAGACGAGTGTGGTGGGACTTACCAATAATCTGATGATATGGTATTTTTGGTAACCGTATTTGCACGCAATGATCATCTAGCAGGTATTGACACAATTATTGGACCGAATATCGCAACAATTCCGATTCGCGTCAAGCTCAAAGACCACAATACTACGGTCGACACGTTACCCGGGGCGATACAGGGGAGTGCCACTGACACCATGGGTTTCGAGCGGCCCGGACTCCGATCCATTCGCAATGTCAGTACCGACATGGCGAAGTCGAGCACCATATTGACAACGACACTCAATCGGCCGTTGAAATCATTGCGGATGTTTTTACCCCACCAAACGGAACAACCACGTTGGTGGCTTGCATAATCCTTAAGGCTCACGAGACAAAGGGCGATGAATGCCAGCTagaggttgatgagcagGTCTTGACGAGATTCGGTGCCATGCTGTCTGGTCTTGAATCCTGTCTCTCAAGCATACTGCCTGTTTACATAATTCCAACACTCTACATGCCTGTCACCCATATCCCGCTGACACCATCGGGTAAGAAGGACCGACAGAGCATTCGCCTTATGCTGGTCTGTGTTACTGTTGATGAATTGCAAAAGATGAGAATAAGTCTTGGAGAAAGCGAGCCAAGTCGGCCGCTGACTGAACGGAGAAAGACCTGTAGCAGCCATGGTCCAAGGTTCTGAGGGTAGATGGTGAAAGAATCATCAATGCCAACGCAAACCTCTTCCACATTGGGGGTAATTCAGTCAGAGAAATGGCACTTGTAGCTACTGCAAGAAGATAGGGCTTTCACCTCACTGAGGAGGATATCTTCAGTCATCTCAAGTTGTACGATATGGGTGCCATAACGACTTCCCTGTCACAGAAAGGTGAGCCTATCGAGTTGGCCCCACAGTCTGTTTTTCCCGCCAGGCCATCCATCTGCCTATATCTTGAGCGAAGCCTGTGGTGCGTGTGGCGTTGATCAATCTCAATTTCAAGACATTATCCCGCTATCCCATTGCAGCAGGCCCTAGTTGCACTCTCGATCAAAGACTCTGGGGTTTAAGACTTAAACTTTgcgttttttcttttctctcatcTGGACACTGAGCTGTTTCAACGTGCCTGGGAATATGTCTACGCCAGCAGTCATGTACTTGGAACGCGAGTCGTGGACACTGTCGCAGCTGGCATGTCGCTGGTGATTGTCTTGGAAAAGGTGCGATGCAGCCACGGAGACGATCTAGAGGCACTCATTGGTAGCCAGCCACAAAACGCATGCAAGCTCGGACAAAGCATGGCCGCGTCAGGCATTGTGACACAGAAGGACGGCAAGAGCCTTTTCGTCCTCACTCTGCACCACGCAGTATATGACGGGTTGGTCACTGCGACGCCTCCTGGAAGCCACTGAGCAGATATATCATGGTCAAACCATCCCTCTCTTCGTTCCCTTCAATCGCTTTGTTGCTCAATTTCCCCCATCAGAGGACAGACACAGCCCGGTGCTCTGGCGTTCTTACCTCGAGGGTGTTCCAATGCCCTCATTTATCCAGCAGGCGCTCAGAGTGTACAAGCCTACAGCCGATCACATCATTTCTCAAGATACTAGCCTTAGGGATGATCTCACAGCGCGTTCCGGAGTTACCGCAACGTCCCTGATACGAGGTGCCTGGGCACGCTTTATTGCATTATAAAACAGTGTAAAGCATCTGATGTTGTCTTTGGTCTGGTAGTGGGCGGTAGCCGTTAGACCTTGCCGATATCGATGATATCGACGAACCTACGAGTGCCATGGTCCCATTCAGGGTCACGTTCGATCCTACGGCGCCAGTTGATATGCTTCTTCTGGGCGTTTAAAATAAGTCAACCTAGATCCTGGAGCATGAGCAGTTTGGTCTACAAAATATCATCAAGGTGTTTGACGATGCGCGTCTGGCTTGCGACTTTGAAACTCTCCTTGTTATACAGTATTCGGATGAAATAAACGCAAGATCAGACTTTATTGACATGGGCAACCTGTATCAACGACCAGATAAACCTGGAAGGCATACTTTTAGTTGCTGAGCGCAGCTCCTCGGCTAGCAACCTTCATCCAGGGATTCATTTCGATGCTAAGCTTTTGGAAGAATCTCAGGTCATGCGACTGATTTAACAACTTACTCCTGTGATTAAGCAATTAGCAGACAGCGTCTCATCGTTGAATCTGTTGTGTATTGACATGATAAACCCCGCTGACGTGGAGGAGACCAAGGCCTGGAATAGAAAGCTTCCACAAACTTTCAATGGTTGTCTGCACGAGATTGTTCTTCAGAATTACAAGGACTACCCTGAGCGTATCGCCATCCAATCATAAGGTAACTCTCCCACCTATTCCAAACTAGACTATTTGTTGGGTATTCTGGCTCAATCTCAGCAGCGTTGGTGGGGACCATAAGTCAAGGTCCCATTTTGTATGGGAAAGTCTGCATTCGCCATTGTTGCCATGCTGACTGTCCTTCGCTGTGGAGGCTGCTTTGTTCCCCTCGATATGTCTAACCCGATCAAACGACTCAAGAACATTATCAGGAGTGTCAACGGCGAGTTTATACCTGCAAAAGACCCGGCCGTTATTCCAAGATTTTGAGGGTCTGCCGTCGGAGGTGACCAGACCTGTGGTCGATGAGTTTCCCAAGCTTTCAAAGTCACTCTATAACCCATCACCAACTCACCCTGCTTATGTCCTTCTTACATATGGTTCTACTGGAACTCCCAAAGGCGTTGTTGTAGAACACGGAGCCATCGACACCAGTGTCtcctccttttcctcctATCTAGGATTTACCCCAGATATCCGCGTGCTTTAGTTTGCGCTAAATGTGTTCGATGTTTCTATCGGCGAAATATTTGCTTGCCTCGTATCGGGGGGCTCTCTCTGCATCGCTTCCGAGACAAGCTTGATGGATGGCTTTGCAAACAACAACTGAATGTCAATTTCGCCGTTCTCGCGCTCACATTTTCACGGGCGACTCCCTTTCCGAGGTCCCCTCCCTGAATGCTCTTATCCTTGGAGGCGAGCTACTACGCAAGAAAGACGTGGAAACATGGGCCACCGCAGATGAGTTGTCCAGCGGATACGCACCAACAGATGCCAGCGTACTCGCTATGGCCCACTGTGTATCGGAATCGCAGTCACAATGCAACCTAATCGGTTTCTCAGTAGGCTACAGGAGCTGGATGGTCAGCCCAGTGACCCCAATATTATCCTCCCAGTTGTAGCGGTGGGTGAACTCATGATCGAGGGCAATACTCTGACACGAGGCTACTTAGACTCAGAATCTGCCCAGGAAGCCTTTATTACGGATCCCAAGTTCTTAGACCACCTGGCTCCTAAAGCAACAGGCTCTCGAGTCGATACGACCGGTGACCTAGCACGTTACAACGCCGACGGCATCGTCGAGTTTGTCGGCCGTAAAGACAGGCAAGTCAAGTTTCGTGGTCGTCGGACCTAGCAACTGATGCTTGAGTGACGGGCCTTACCTTGCTCAATTGGTGTTTCTATCAGGGGTAGACCGACAGCTCTctttaactaaaagaaaGCTTCCTTCTCACGTAATTGTAGTCAGTGGCTATCAGCACGAATGCACGTTTTAGCGCCAGAGATGAGATAAGGAGATCCGCTGTTGGTGTTTCTTATCTTCCTCATTACATCTGTAAATGA harbors:
- a CDS encoding hypothetical protein (EggNog:ENOG41), whose translation is MGCFSRFSGWKLTAVYLTILVSTLTTLLFVTLFVSLFGLKRDDGDDVMTSGRDAGDALGQSVLYKGNCDTTAKANLWIHLLINIVSTGILASSNFFMQGLVAPTRAEVDAAHRSGHWLEIGVQSLKNFRFLGWRKILFWSLFSMSSVPLHLVFNGCVLESKGTNGFTVMIGSPELVQGGWKGLPSITQAYYDRLNYSDRSQGNGNPESLEKLKPINDSFVVNQTDGNWVEMYLPDCIHRYNNPQQALTHWRHLMMIIYDFDDIYRNETVGWKRADVLLNTTNTADLNVTNPLWTVDAFTRTGRTSEGSGSTNQYLSNPEPSYLVSTPPDEYGYTQPGSRSYMNVYGTWDMQGTRNIFDPQSGAIITDPRVFKTKYRVMQVDRCYSEKYEAPCRLSIANSLLLIVCIMCLFKTVLCLLVLKLRVWGDENPLMTPGDAIASFISRPDEETRGICTLTMDDLRKTAKPTPTRLGEMNQNYKWLQGPRQWQNNSPRRFGKAVPRNIWVLSSLLIGSSLIVASVMLSIAINGQSLSDSKFMHAPQNEDVKNNDLDNLPLISLTMVANTPQLILSICYLAYNGLFTRMLAEFEWSKYSIAFRSLRVTEPRGSQNATYRLQLPYRFSIPLIIISIGLHWIYSNCIYVSNYEAYAPGYPYKRDVTVGLQFSSKAILVGLLVSIGVAITPLFLAFVKLPGVMVIAGANSAVISAACHYPSTKLKSLSRATSKMSMRSNEYDSMSARLIGDEEVEELRDVSRRKIKWGRMSMGKSDESSVGHLGFGTEELDIEKPVEGEYYSGVRDVYDEGLRRMRVL
- a CDS encoding hypothetical protein (EggNog:ENOG41), whose protein sequence is MTISEKETNPESPSSKADIYPADEKRGLPQDDKHMHDIEIMSSDKVKQPLETAEDIVTHVIQVDDDPTMNPWTIRMFAVGIGLSAFGAVLQEIMYFKPQVVYVSVMFLTVLAETLGTGLAHIIPRWGRIGRLLNPGPWNRKEHTAAVLMASAASVSALSTEALTVQKLWYGGYPSVAAGIFITLSSQLIGYGVAGMMRSVLLYPTKMLYPANLPITTVMETLHKPKSETRKRFQVFWIVFVAIFCWEWFPEYIFPLLSAVSVFCLADRHNPVFTNLFGGSQGNEGMGFLSICFDWNYIAGFGSPLWMPLQTLFNSYLGYIGGIALSMGLYYGNYWRAKDFPFMAQLLYDGASNTTSHIPYNETAIMNPDFTVNNDLVDQQGLPYLTATYINYLITSNAGLTATIVHMLLWNYAEVSLGWNWITLAKVKQLLRPQTYKFWQQTGTRSEEEKQKLRDDPSIDPHYKLMLDYDEVPNSWYFVILLASVIVGLSCLYAMKSTLPWWGFILAILFLVVIMVFFGAQYAITGFGFNLQPIFQMLAGYMFPGRPLANMYFTSYTYNAFSQGTLLLRDLKLAQQNKLSPKATFTTQVIGCIMGALLNYVMMISIVDNQATILMSAEGTNVWSGAQVQQFNTLAIAWSIAPKMFSIGARYEWVTIAYLIGFAAPLPFYFGHKFFPHIRIFSYLNIPIILWYLGYLFVGLNASVTSYFILGAFGQFYLRRYRPEWFVKWNYLISAALDGGTQVMVFIATFAVFGGSGKAVAFPAWAGNKVDNYDYCAFNANS
- the GRA1 gene encoding Nonribosomal peptide synthetase gra1 — its product is MQPNRLQELDGQPSDPNIILPVVAVGELMIEGNTLTRGYLDSESAQEAFITDPKFLDHLAPKATGSRVDTTGDLARYNADGIVEFVGRKDRQVKFRGRRT